The following coding sequences lie in one Populus trichocarpa isolate Nisqually-1 chromosome 14, P.trichocarpa_v4.1, whole genome shotgun sequence genomic window:
- the LOC18104828 gene encoding cytochrome P450 81Q32 isoform X2: MEVSHWFNFAALFFFFVLASKLVIYKLGNPKNLPPSPPSRPIIGHLHLLKQPIHRTLCELSKKYGDILFLRFGARKVLVISSPSAVEECFTRKDVIFANRPRTLAGKHLNYNSTTMGFSSYGEHWRNLRRLTTIELFSASRVASFSDIRKEEVQLLLNQLFRDSSKQQAKVGLTASFMELTFNVMMRMIAGKRYYGKEVVDEEAGQFQNIIKEMEALRGSSNMNDFFPVLQWIDFQGLEKRMMGLKKKMDKFLQDLIEEHQKVRSQSSQSTKITGLGNQKRNMTLIDVMLSLKETEPEFYTDQTIKGVIMSTLTAGSQTSAATLEWAMSLLLNNPETMRKASEEVDAIVGTEHILDEVDVTKLSYLQNIINETFRLFPPAPLLLPHESSEDCTISGFHVPRGTMLLVNTWSIHRDTKLWVEPTKFMPERFEGGEGEGYKLLPFGAGRRACPGAGLAKRIIGLTLGVLIQCFEWDRVSKEEINLTEGTGLTIPKAEPLEALCRPRQSMGTGLPMPKAEPLEALCRPRQSMVNLLSSMRSCPGAGLANRVVGLALASLIQCFEWERIREEEVDMSEGSGITMLKAKPLKAMFKARMSMIDVLA; this comes from the exons ATGGAGGTATCTCACTGGTTCAACTTTGCAGCactattcttcttctttgtgcTTGCATCAAAGCTTGTTATATACAAACTTGGAAATCCCAAAAACCTCCCACCTAGTCCACCTTCCCGTCCTATCATAGGGCATCTCCATTTATTAAAGCAACCAATTCATAGAACTCTGTGCGAGCTTTCTAAGAAGTATGGTGACATACTGTTTCTCCGATTTGGGGCTCGTAAAGTCCTTGTAATCTCTTCACCATCAGCCGTTGAAGAGTGCTTTACTAGAAAAGATGTAATATTTGCTAACCGCCCTCGTACACTAGCTGGAAAACATCTCAATTACAACTCGACAACCATGGGTTTCTCTTCTTATGGTGAGCATTGGCGCAACCTCAGGCGCTTAACAACCATTGAGCTCTTCTCTGCAAGTCGTGTTGCCTCGTTCTCTGATATTAGAAAAGAGGAAGTTCAGCTATTGCTAAACCAATTGTTTCGGGATTCCAGCAAACAACAGGCTAAGGTGGGGCTTACAGCAAGTTTTATGGAGCTTACATTCAATGTTATGATGAGAATGATTGCAGGAAAACGTTATTATGGAAAAGAAGTGGTGGATGAAGAAGCGGGACAGTTTCagaatattataaaagaaatggAGGCGCTGCGAGGGAGTTCTAATATGAATGATTTCTTTCCAGTACTGCAATGGATAGATTTCCAAGGTTTGGAGAAGAGAATGATGgggttgaagaagaagatggacaAATTCTTGCAGGATCTCATCGAGGAGCACCAGAAAGTGAGGAGTCAGTCATCTCAGTCCACCAAGATAACCGGTTTGGGCAACCAAAAGAGAAACATGACACTTATTGATGTTATGTTATCGTTGAAAGAGACAGAACCTGAATTCTATACTGATCAAACCATAAAAGGTGTAATCATG TCAACACTAACCGCAGGAAGCCAAACTTCAGCAGCTACCTTAGAGTGGGCAATGTCGCTTCTCCTTAACAACCCGGAAACAATGCGAAAGGCTTCTGAAGAGGTAGATGCTATCGTTGGAACAGAGCACATATTGGATGAAGTAGATGTAACAAAGCTCAGTTACCTCCAAAACATAATTAACGAGACATTTAGGCTCTTTCCACCTGCGCCGCTTCTTTTACCACATGAATCTTCCGAGGACTGCACTATTAGTGGATTTCATGTGCCCCGAGGCACAATGTTACTGGTCAATACTTGGAGCATTCATAGAGATACCAAGCTGTGGGTGGAGCCAACAAAATTCATGCCGGAGAGATTTGAAGGTGGAGAAGGTGAAGGGTATAAACTGCTTCCATTTGGTGCTGGAAGGCGGGCTTGTCCTGGGGCTGGTCTAGCCAAGCGAATCATAGGCCTGACACTAGGTGTCTTGATTCAGTGCTTCGAGTGGGATAGAGTTAGCAAAGAGGAGATTAATCTGACAGAAGGAACAGGGCTTACCATTCCCAAAGCTGAACCACTGGAGGCGTTATGCAGACCTCGCCAATCCATG GGAACAGGGCTTCCCATGCCCAAAGCTGAACCACTGGAGGCGTTATGCAGACCTCGCCAATCCATGGTCAACCTCCTCTCTTCTAT GAGGTCATGTCCCGGGGCTGGCCTTGCTAATAGGGTGGTGGGATTAGCATTGGCTTCCTTGATTCAATGCTTTGAGTGGGAGAGAATTCGTGAGGAGGAAGTAGACATGTCTGAGGGGTCAGGAATCACCATGCTTAAAGCTAAGCCTTTGAAAGCAATGTTCAAAGCTCGCATGTCCATGATTGATGTCCTTGCGTAG
- the LOC18104831 gene encoding F-box protein GID2 gives MKRPLDTGPEIHNKTDMKMKKKRHQEEGEIKEEIESETNTGTGFMNLDENLLFEVLKHVDARTLGRASCVSKQWHRTVQDERLWELICTKHWANIGCGNQQLRSVVLALGGFRRLHSQYLWPLSKPHSTPAPSSSSSPSAWNPFPKMIGNKPPARWGKDEVHLSLSLLSIRYYEKMNFSNRGR, from the coding sequence ATGAAGCGCCCACTAGACACCGGACCCGAAATCCACAACAAAACCGacatgaaaatgaagaagaaaaggcaccaagaagaaggagaaatcaAGGAAGAAATAGAATCCGAAACCAATACAGGAACTGGGTTTATGAATTTAGACGAGAACTTACTTTTCGAGGTGTTGAAGCATGTAGACGCGAGGACTTTAGGGAGGGCATCCTGTGTGAGCAAGCAGTGGCACAGGACAGTACAGGACGAGAGGTTATGGGAGCTGATCTGTACCAAGCACTGGGCTAATATTGGCTGTGGTAATCAACAACTGAGATCTGTTGTTTTAGCTCTTGGTGGGTTTCGTCGACTTCACTCTCAGTATCTCTGGCCCCTGTCAAAACCACACTCAACTCCTGCaccctcttcttcctcttctccttccgCCTGGAACCCGTTCCCGAAGATGATTGGGAACAAGCCACCGGCTAGGTGGGGCAAGGATGAGGTGCATCTGTCTCTGTCTTTGCTTTCAATTCGGTATTATGAGAAGATGAATTTTAGTAACAGAGGAAGGTGA
- the LOC18104829 gene encoding MFP1 attachment factor 1, translated as MSDSETTPTVSTTAPPSDDHSSAEGIKKQASGGFSLPSDDHYSAEGTMKQTSSGFSFSIWPPTQRTRDAIISRLIETLSTTSVLSKRYGTIPKEEASEASRRIEEEAFSGASTVASSEKDGLEVLQLYSKEISKRMLETVKARAGSGANGDNSATETASADVTPKAVANEEVSSSAEAEA; from the coding sequence ATGTCGGACTCTGAAACTACCCCCACCGTCTCCACCACAGCACCGCCATCAGACGACCACTCCTCTGCGGAGGGTATAAAGAAGCAGGCAAGCGGCGGCTTTTCTTTGCCATCAGACGACCACTACTCTGCGGAGGGTACAATGAAGCAGACAAGCAGCGGCTTTTCTTTTAGCATTTGGCCACCGACTCAACGCACTCGCGACGCGATTATATCCCGTCTAATCGAGACCTTATCCACCACGTCCGTTCTCTCCAAGCGCTACGGTACTATACCTAAAGAAGAGGCCTCCGAAGCCTCCCGCCGCATTGAGGAGGAGGCATTCTCTGGCGCCTCCACCGTGGCTTCCTCCGAGAAGGACGGGCTTGAGGTTCTCCAGCTTTACTCTAAGGAGATCAGTAAACGGATGTTAGAGACCGTCAAGGCTCGGGCTGGATCGGGTGCCAATGGTGACAATAGTGCGACGGAGACAGCGAGCGCTGATGTGACGCCGAAGGCGGTGGCGAATGAAGAGGTTTCGAGCTCTGCTGAGGCTGAAGCTTGA
- the LOC7464894 gene encoding protein MRG2 isoform X1, with amino-acid sequence MGSSDTGLNNDDDSATVSDESNTETDSDMRTETDEECQSSHPPSVFVNDEKVLAFHSGQYYEAKVIRALYEENKWGFFVHYTGWNKTWDEWVGTDRLLKHTEENVQTQKALKERLEMEMKTKAVQAPQMKLKNSGVSRGRKRKNDNLNKEKDLVPLEKLVNLQIPPTLKKQLVDDCEFITHQSKLVKLPRAPNVQDICKKYCEYRSKKDVMMPESTAEIMKGLRCYFDKALPAMLLYKSERQQYTYAIRDDVSPSMVYGAEHLLRLFVKLPELLVHANIEEETLTELHQKLVDFLRFLQKNQSAFFLSTYHVPEDSEANTIKQDH; translated from the exons ATGGGAAGCTCAGACACTGGATTAAACAACGATGATGACTCAGCGACCGTGTCAGATGAGTCAAACACAGAGACAGACTCAGACATGAGAACCGAAACCGACGAGGAATGTCAGTCTTCGCACCCTCCATCTGTATTTGTAAATGATGAGAAGGTCCTCGCTTTTCACTCTGGACAATACTATGAAGCCAAG GTGATAAGAGCTTtatatgaagaaaacaaatgggGTTTTTTTGTTCATTACACA GGGTGGAACAAAAC TTGGGATGAATGGGTTGGAACGGATCGTTTGCTGAAGCACACTGAAGAGAATGTTCAGACGCAGAAAGCCCTCAAAGAACGATTGGAAATGGAGATGAAAACAAAGGCGGTACAGGCACCacaaatgaaactgaaaaattctGGTG TTTCAAGGGGAAGGAAGCGGAAAAATGACAATCTTAATAAG GAAAAAGATCTTGTACCCTTGGAAAAGCTGGTGAATCTCCAAATTCCACCAACACTAAAGAAACAACTTGTTGATGATTGTGAATTTATCACTCATCAGAGCAAG CTCGTGAAACTTCCTCGTGCCCCAAATGTCCAAGACATATGTAAGAAGTATTGTGAGTATAGgtcaaaaaaagatgtcat GATGCCTGAATCAACTGCTGAAATTATGAAAGGTTTGCGCTGTTACTTTGACAAGGCCTTGCCAGCAATGCTTCTGTATAAAAGTGAGCGGCAACAGTATACTTATGCAATTAGAGATGATGTTTCTCCCTCAATGGTATATGGTGCTGAGCATCTATTACGCCTCTTTG TTAAGTTGCCTGAGTTATTGGTTCATGCAAACATTGAAGAGGAGACACTGACAGAGTTGCACCAAAAATTGGTTGACTTTCTGAG GTTTCTACAGAAGAATCAGAGTGCTTTTTTCCTCTCTACATATCATGTCCCAGAAGATTCTGAAGCAAACACCATCAAACAAGATCACTAG
- the LOC18104828 gene encoding cytochrome P450 81Q32 isoform X1 encodes MEVSHWFNFAALFFFFVLASKLVIYKLGNPKNLPPSPPSRPIIGHLHLLKQPIHRTLCELSKKYGDILFLRFGARKVLVISSPSAVEECFTRKDVIFANRPRTLAGKHLNYNSTTMGFSSYGEHWRNLRRLTTIELFSASRVASFSDIRKEEVQLLLNQLFRDSSKQQAKVGLTASFMELTFNVMMRMIAGKRYYGKEVVDEEAGQFQNIIKEMEALRGSSNMNDFFPVLQWIDFQGLEKRMMGLKKKMDKFLQDLIEEHQKVRSQSSQSTKITGLGNQKRNMTLIDVMLSLKETEPEFYTDQTIKGVIMSTLTAGSQTSAATLEWAMSLLLNNPETMRKASEEVDAIVGTEHILDEVDVTKLSYLQNIINETFRLFPPAPLLLPHESSEDCTISGFHVPRGTMLLVNTWSIHRDTKLWVEPTKFMPERFEGGEGEGYKLLPFGAGRRACPGAGLAKRIIGLTLGVLIQCFEWDRVSKEEINLTEGTGLPMPKAEPLEALCRPRQSMVNLLSSM; translated from the exons ATGGAGGTATCTCACTGGTTCAACTTTGCAGCactattcttcttctttgtgcTTGCATCAAAGCTTGTTATATACAAACTTGGAAATCCCAAAAACCTCCCACCTAGTCCACCTTCCCGTCCTATCATAGGGCATCTCCATTTATTAAAGCAACCAATTCATAGAACTCTGTGCGAGCTTTCTAAGAAGTATGGTGACATACTGTTTCTCCGATTTGGGGCTCGTAAAGTCCTTGTAATCTCTTCACCATCAGCCGTTGAAGAGTGCTTTACTAGAAAAGATGTAATATTTGCTAACCGCCCTCGTACACTAGCTGGAAAACATCTCAATTACAACTCGACAACCATGGGTTTCTCTTCTTATGGTGAGCATTGGCGCAACCTCAGGCGCTTAACAACCATTGAGCTCTTCTCTGCAAGTCGTGTTGCCTCGTTCTCTGATATTAGAAAAGAGGAAGTTCAGCTATTGCTAAACCAATTGTTTCGGGATTCCAGCAAACAACAGGCTAAGGTGGGGCTTACAGCAAGTTTTATGGAGCTTACATTCAATGTTATGATGAGAATGATTGCAGGAAAACGTTATTATGGAAAAGAAGTGGTGGATGAAGAAGCGGGACAGTTTCagaatattataaaagaaatggAGGCGCTGCGAGGGAGTTCTAATATGAATGATTTCTTTCCAGTACTGCAATGGATAGATTTCCAAGGTTTGGAGAAGAGAATGATGgggttgaagaagaagatggacaAATTCTTGCAGGATCTCATCGAGGAGCACCAGAAAGTGAGGAGTCAGTCATCTCAGTCCACCAAGATAACCGGTTTGGGCAACCAAAAGAGAAACATGACACTTATTGATGTTATGTTATCGTTGAAAGAGACAGAACCTGAATTCTATACTGATCAAACCATAAAAGGTGTAATCATG TCAACACTAACCGCAGGAAGCCAAACTTCAGCAGCTACCTTAGAGTGGGCAATGTCGCTTCTCCTTAACAACCCGGAAACAATGCGAAAGGCTTCTGAAGAGGTAGATGCTATCGTTGGAACAGAGCACATATTGGATGAAGTAGATGTAACAAAGCTCAGTTACCTCCAAAACATAATTAACGAGACATTTAGGCTCTTTCCACCTGCGCCGCTTCTTTTACCACATGAATCTTCCGAGGACTGCACTATTAGTGGATTTCATGTGCCCCGAGGCACAATGTTACTGGTCAATACTTGGAGCATTCATAGAGATACCAAGCTGTGGGTGGAGCCAACAAAATTCATGCCGGAGAGATTTGAAGGTGGAGAAGGTGAAGGGTATAAACTGCTTCCATTTGGTGCTGGAAGGCGGGCTTGTCCTGGGGCTGGTCTAGCCAAGCGAATCATAGGCCTGACACTAGGTGTCTTGATTCAGTGCTTCGAGTGGGATAGAGTTAGCAAAGAGGAGATTAAT TTGACAGAGGGAACAGGGCTTCCCATGCCCAAAGCTGAACCACTGGAGGCGTTATGCAGACCTCGCCAATCCATGGTCAACCTCCTCTCTTCTATGTGA
- the LOC7464894 gene encoding protein MRG2 isoform X2 translates to MGSSDTGLNNDDDSATVSDESNTETDSDMRTETDEECQSSHPPSVFVNDEKVLAFHSGQYYEAKGWNKTWDEWVGTDRLLKHTEENVQTQKALKERLEMEMKTKAVQAPQMKLKNSGVSRGRKRKNDNLNKEKDLVPLEKLVNLQIPPTLKKQLVDDCEFITHQSKLVKLPRAPNVQDICKKYCEYRSKKDVMMPESTAEIMKGLRCYFDKALPAMLLYKSERQQYTYAIRDDVSPSMVYGAEHLLRLFVKLPELLVHANIEEETLTELHQKLVDFLRFLQKNQSAFFLSTYHVPEDSEANTIKQDH, encoded by the exons ATGGGAAGCTCAGACACTGGATTAAACAACGATGATGACTCAGCGACCGTGTCAGATGAGTCAAACACAGAGACAGACTCAGACATGAGAACCGAAACCGACGAGGAATGTCAGTCTTCGCACCCTCCATCTGTATTTGTAAATGATGAGAAGGTCCTCGCTTTTCACTCTGGACAATACTATGAAGCCAAG GGGTGGAACAAAAC TTGGGATGAATGGGTTGGAACGGATCGTTTGCTGAAGCACACTGAAGAGAATGTTCAGACGCAGAAAGCCCTCAAAGAACGATTGGAAATGGAGATGAAAACAAAGGCGGTACAGGCACCacaaatgaaactgaaaaattctGGTG TTTCAAGGGGAAGGAAGCGGAAAAATGACAATCTTAATAAG GAAAAAGATCTTGTACCCTTGGAAAAGCTGGTGAATCTCCAAATTCCACCAACACTAAAGAAACAACTTGTTGATGATTGTGAATTTATCACTCATCAGAGCAAG CTCGTGAAACTTCCTCGTGCCCCAAATGTCCAAGACATATGTAAGAAGTATTGTGAGTATAGgtcaaaaaaagatgtcat GATGCCTGAATCAACTGCTGAAATTATGAAAGGTTTGCGCTGTTACTTTGACAAGGCCTTGCCAGCAATGCTTCTGTATAAAAGTGAGCGGCAACAGTATACTTATGCAATTAGAGATGATGTTTCTCCCTCAATGGTATATGGTGCTGAGCATCTATTACGCCTCTTTG TTAAGTTGCCTGAGTTATTGGTTCATGCAAACATTGAAGAGGAGACACTGACAGAGTTGCACCAAAAATTGGTTGACTTTCTGAG GTTTCTACAGAAGAATCAGAGTGCTTTTTTCCTCTCTACATATCATGTCCCAGAAGATTCTGAAGCAAACACCATCAAACAAGATCACTAG